A genomic region of Papaver somniferum cultivar HN1 chromosome 7, ASM357369v1, whole genome shotgun sequence contains the following coding sequences:
- the LOC113296334 gene encoding 7-deoxyloganetin glucosyltransferase-like, whose product MLSPFRDLVKKLNDNSKKSLSSTSSEDILPPVTCIISDGMTRFALKVGVELGIPVAQFWTASACGLICYLHFARLIERGLVPLKDESDLANGYLDTKIDWIPGTKDIRLRDFPGFVRTMDISDINFDYYITELAGMNEATALIINTFDALEKDVLDALKSDQLSLPPLYTVGPIHQLLHHDVTGESMKNNSGPKTTSIGINLWKEETEFLKWLDSKEPKSVVYVNFGSITTMTAQQLIQFAWGLANSKHPFLWIVRSDIVKGDTTTLPPEFADETKERGLLAGWCPQEKVLNHPSVGAFLTHSGWNSTIESVCGGVPVICYPFFSEQHTNCRYSCVDWGIGIEIDHKVTRIEVEKSVKELLEGEKGKEIKHRAMEWKQKAEDAISPGGSSFANLNQLVNELLETSKQSGGIRTGSVA is encoded by the exons ATGCTATCACCCTTTCGGGATCTAGTCAAAAAGTTGAACGACAACAGCAAGAAAAGTTTATCGTCAACATCTTCTGAGGACATCCTACCTCCTGTTACATGCATCATTTCGGATGGGATGACGCGTTTTGCTCTCAAAGTTGGTGTGGAATTGGGTATCCCAGTAGCTCAATTCTGGACTGCTAGTGCATGTGGACTCATCTGTTACTTACATTTTGCTCGACTCATCGAAAGAGGTCTAGTACCACTGAAAG ATGAGAGTGATCTAGCAAATGGGTACCTAGACACCAAAATTGACTGGATACCGGGAACGAAAGATATCCGTTTAAGGGATTTTCCTGGTTTTGTTCGGACCATGGATATAAGCGACATCAACTTTGACTATTATATAACAGAACTTGCAGGCATGAATGAAGCTACAGCTTTGATTATCAATACGTTTGACGCTCTAGAGAAGGACGTTTTGGATGCACTCAAGTCTGATCAGTTATCGCTACCTCCTCTTTACACAGTTGGTCCTATACACCAATTACTTCACCATGATGTCACAGGAGAAAGTATGAAAAACAACTCAGGTCCAAAAACAACGTCTATAGGGATCAATTTATGGAAAGAAGAAACTGAATTTCTTAAATGGCTTGATTCGAAAGAACCCAAATCAGTTGTCTATGTTAACTTTGGAAGCATCACTACAATGACAGCGCAACAGCTTATCCAGTTTGCTTGGGGATTAGCTAATAGCAAACACCCTTTCTTATGGATAGTTAGATCGGATATTGTAAAAGGAGACACCACAACATTGCCACCGGAGTTTGCAGATGAAACCAAAGAAAGAGGCCTCTTAGCTGGTTGGTGTCCACAAGAAAAAGTATTAAATCATCCGTCTGTAGGCGCATTTTTGACACACAGTGGTTGGAATTCAACAATAGAGAGTGTTTGTGGGGGAGTTCCGGTGATCTGTTACCCGTTTTTCTCTGAACAACATACGAATTGTAGGTACTCGTGTGTTGATTGGGGAATCGGAATAGAGATTGATCATAAAGTGACAAGAATTGAGGTTGAGAAGTCGGTGAAAGAACTACTGGAAGGAGAAAAAGGCAAGGAAATAAAGCACAGAGCCATGGAATGGAAACAAAAGGCCGAAGATGCCATTTCACCTGGTGGCTCCTCCTTTGCCAATCTAAATCAATTAGTTAATGAATTGTTAGAAACAAGTAAGCAATCAGGAGGAATAAGAACCGGTAGTGTCGCCTAG